In Nicotiana tabacum cultivar K326 chromosome 11, ASM71507v2, whole genome shotgun sequence, a single window of DNA contains:
- the LOC107807451 gene encoding uncharacterized protein LOC107807451 isoform X2: MYWVSQNPPPAHLFLISGDRDFAGILHRLRMNNYNILLASPESAPSVLCSAASIMWQWNALLKGENLIGKHFNQPPDGPYGSWYGHYKAALEDPFAVTEQPANPRSEELSEAVEDSKCRPIPRSIVRHIRNILNSYPKGVSITELRGELTKSNLSIDKDFYGHKKFSRFLLAMPNILKVQFGSDGKYLVRSVNPKVPEQIDNSGKSAEPETNGEAEFASTPILNGETGSCMEGKDEKSPQSSEQKVKASPRKFPGLQRVQKVSTEVQQPPPENVVAKASEGQLQTAEHDSAPEMGFLKRFWNMWFGNKEYAPRDNISNESKSAERDVELKSHSEQSEGPPSFAPGNNTRIKDKAPMHPEDATEKPSQESSLFNQIKNWSRSWRSSKLSDESGLESHKEFKQTEELFSKESFWSEVGSFLVTSHGSVLVLQSRTRAQMAQNLQQEGPSSLNSLSEGDAVRLVDLLISDKKWVEECLSRTFPYKLYQPVVKASLNNYSSTSNGLSSMFRHTRDASNLQSAQKLDGEKRHQNPPHTGVSRPVAQGTCFGKSRNEVLMDCQKLVDDIVKQYPEGYNMGSFRSLFLERYGYSLDVNKLGYAKLANLLQIMPGIKIESTYILPTTKVPKSPGLKTDEPSDQESDFSGTEGNLDSESSSLPGKDNEFDSTWEELGPVSKVGRSKNEIKMGSDGKAKDGSSEQIHGNYEAPSDLDFSDSDEENSSSAKSENGKSKVKEEDSSLLQILDSWYGRTDGSANVDGMVESSTDGSKSDTSISADKMENSATGRRQKTYSFVTDQPVDTKDKLIDGILGSLKKSGERSTESRV; the protein is encoded by the exons ATGTATTGGGTTTCTCAAAATCCTCCACCGGCACACCTCTTCTTGATTTCAGGTGACAGGGATTTTGCTGGAATATTACACAGGCTGAGAATGAACAACTACAACATTTTGCTAGCCAGTCCAGAAAGTGCTCCTAGTGTTCTTTGCAGTGCAGCTAGTATCATGTGGCAATGGAACGCGTTATTGAAGGGGGAAAACCTTATAGGAAAGCATTTTAATCAGCCGCCAGATGGTCCTTATGGTTCTTGGTATGGTCACTACAAGGCGGCTCTTGAAGACCCTTTTGCAGTTACAGAACAACCCGCAAATCCTCGCTCGGAGGAATTGTCCGAAGCTGTTGAAGATTCTAAATGTCGGCCCATTCCGAGGTCAATAGTGAGGCATATCCGCAATATTTTGAATTCATATCCCAAAGGAGTTTCTATTACAGAACTTCGTGGAGAACTAACGAAAAGCAATTTGAGTATAGACAAAGATTTTTACGGTCATAAGAAGTTCTCTCGTTTTCTTTTAGCCATGCCAAATATTCTAAAGGTCCAGTTTGGAAGCGATGGAAAATATCTTGTGCGGAGTGTCAACCCTAAAGTTCCTGAACAAATTGACAATTCAGGCAAAAGTGCAGAGCCTGAAACTAATGGAGAGGCAGAGTTTGCTAGTACTCCTATTTTGAATGGCGAGACAGGCAGTTGTATGGAGGGCAAGGATGAAAAGTCACCTCAGTCCTCTGAACAGAAAGTGAAGGCATCTCCAAGAAAATTCCCGGGACTGCAGAGAGTACAGAAGGTATCAACTGAAGTTCAGCAGCCCCCACCTGAGAATGTGGTCGCTAAAGCAAGTGAGGGTCAATTGCAAACTGCAGAGCATGATTCTGCACCTGAAATGGGCTTTCTAAAAAGGTTCTGGAATATGTGGTTTGGGAACAAGGAGTATGCTCCTAGGGATAATATCTCAAATGAGTCAAAAAGTGCAGAAAGAGATGTAGAATTAAAAAGTCATTCTGAGCAATCAGAGGGTCCCCCTTCTTTTGCTCCTGGTAATAACACCCGTATTAAAGATAAAGCCCCTATGCATCCAGAAGATGCAACGGAGAAGCCTAGTCAAGAGTCCAGCCTTTTTAACCAGATTAAGAACTGGTCTAGATCTTGGAGAAGTTCAAAGCTCTCGGATGAATCAGGCTTAGAATCCCATAAAGAATTCAAGCAGACAGAGGAATTGTTCTCAAAGGAATCCTTCTGGAGCGAAGTGGGATCGTTCTTAGTTACAAGCCATGGTTCAGTGCTTGTCTTGCAATCAAGAACTAG GGCCCAGATGGCACAGAACCTCCAACAAGAAGGTCCTTCATCTCTGAATTCTCTTAGTGAAGGTGATGCTGTTCGGCTGGTTGACTTGTTAATCTCAGATAAGAAATGGGTGGAGGAATGTCTTTCCCGAACTTTCCCTTACAAACTCTATCAGCCAGTTGTCAAAGCTTCATTGAACAATTATTCTTCCACTTCGAATGGGTTGAGTTCTATGTTTAGGCATACGAGGGATGCATCTAATTTGCAAAGCGCACAAAAACTTGATGGCGAGAAAAGACACCAAAATCCCCCTCACACAGGAGTTTCTCGGCCTGTTGCTCAGGGCACTTGTTTTGGTAAGTCCAGAAATGAGGTACTTATGGATTGTCAGAAGCTGGTGGATGACATTGTAAAGCAATATCCGGAAGGATACAACATGGGATCTTTCCGGTCTCTATTTCTTGAAAGGTATGGATATTCACTGGATGTAAATAAGCTTGGCTACGCAAAGTTAGCTAATCTACTTCAGATAATGCCTGGGATAAAAATAGAGTCTACTTATATTCTTCCCACTACTAAAGTCCCGAAAAGTCCTGGTCTAAAAACAGATGAGCCGTCTGATCAAGAAAGTGATTTCAGTGGTACAGAAGGCAATTTAGATAGTGAATCATCGAGTTTGCCTGGGAAAGATAATGAGTTTGATTCTACTTGGGAGGAACTAGGTCCAGTGTCTAAGGTAGGCCGTTCCAAGAATGAAATAAAAATGGGGTCTGATGGAAAAGCCAAAGATGGATCAAGTGAACAAATACATGGCAACTATGAAGCCCCATCGGATCTTGATTTCTCTGATTCAGATGAAGAGAACTCATCTTCCGCTAAATCAGAAAATGGGAAGTCGAAAGTGAAGGAGGAAGATAGCTCATTGTTACAGATTCTTGATTCATGGTATGGTAGAACGGATGGGTCAGCAAATGTTGATGGCATGGTAGAATCTTCAACCGATGGTTCAAAATCAGATACTTCAATATCAGCTGACAAAATGGAAAATTCTGCCACTGGGAGAAGGCAGAAGACTTATTCATTTGTAACTGACCAACCTGTGGATACTAAGGATAAGTTGATTGATGGTATATTGGGTAGCTTAAAGAAGTCAGGTGAGAGGTCGACTGAGTCGAGGGTGTAG
- the LOC107807451 gene encoding uncharacterized protein LOC107807451 isoform X1, whose translation MKPLVPRPITISLFTNTVTTAKPCFQIAHFSTNFQNQVQSSYPSRRHEEENRNVKVSVWWDFENCSPPAGVNVFKIAQCVTAAIRANGIKGPIQITAFGDVMQLSRVNQEALSSTGINLAHIPHGGKNSADRSLLVDLMYWVSQNPPPAHLFLISGDRDFAGILHRLRMNNYNILLASPESAPSVLCSAASIMWQWNALLKGENLIGKHFNQPPDGPYGSWYGHYKAALEDPFAVTEQPANPRSEELSEAVEDSKCRPIPRSIVRHIRNILNSYPKGVSITELRGELTKSNLSIDKDFYGHKKFSRFLLAMPNILKVQFGSDGKYLVRSVNPKVPEQIDNSGKSAEPETNGEAEFASTPILNGETGSCMEGKDEKSPQSSEQKVKASPRKFPGLQRVQKVSTEVQQPPPENVVAKASEGQLQTAEHDSAPEMGFLKRFWNMWFGNKEYAPRDNISNESKSAERDVELKSHSEQSEGPPSFAPGNNTRIKDKAPMHPEDATEKPSQESSLFNQIKNWSRSWRSSKLSDESGLESHKEFKQTEELFSKESFWSEVGSFLVTSHGSVLVLQSRTRAQMAQNLQQEGPSSLNSLSEGDAVRLVDLLISDKKWVEECLSRTFPYKLYQPVVKASLNNYSSTSNGLSSMFRHTRDASNLQSAQKLDGEKRHQNPPHTGVSRPVAQGTCFGKSRNEVLMDCQKLVDDIVKQYPEGYNMGSFRSLFLERYGYSLDVNKLGYAKLANLLQIMPGIKIESTYILPTTKVPKSPGLKTDEPSDQESDFSGTEGNLDSESSSLPGKDNEFDSTWEELGPVSKVGRSKNEIKMGSDGKAKDGSSEQIHGNYEAPSDLDFSDSDEENSSSAKSENGKSKVKEEDSSLLQILDSWYGRTDGSANVDGMVESSTDGSKSDTSISADKMENSATGRRQKTYSFVTDQPVDTKDKLIDGILGSLKKSGERSTESRV comes from the exons ATGAAACCCCTTGTCCCAAGACCCATTACAATATCTCTCTTCACTAACACGGTTACTACAGCAAAACCCTGCTTTCAAATAGCCCATTTCAGTACCAATTTCCAAAACCAAGTCCAATCCTCGTACCCGTCTCGGCGCCACGAAGAGGAAAACCGTAATGTGAAGGTATCAGTGTGGTGGGATTTCGAGAACTGCTCTCCTCCAGCTGGTGTTAACGTTTTCAAGATTGCACAGTGTGTTACTGCGGCTATTAGGGCTAATGGGATAAAGGGTCCCATTCAAATTACTGCTTTTGGTGATGTAATGCAGCTTTCTAGGGTCAATCAAGAAGCTCTTTCTTCTACTGGGATTAATCTTGCTCATATTCCTCATG GTGGAAAGAACAGTGCTGACAGGTCCCTCCTTGTTGATCTGATGTATTGGGTTTCTCAAAATCCTCCACCGGCACACCTCTTCTTGATTTCAGGTGACAGGGATTTTGCTGGAATATTACACAGGCTGAGAATGAACAACTACAACATTTTGCTAGCCAGTCCAGAAAGTGCTCCTAGTGTTCTTTGCAGTGCAGCTAGTATCATGTGGCAATGGAACGCGTTATTGAAGGGGGAAAACCTTATAGGAAAGCATTTTAATCAGCCGCCAGATGGTCCTTATGGTTCTTGGTATGGTCACTACAAGGCGGCTCTTGAAGACCCTTTTGCAGTTACAGAACAACCCGCAAATCCTCGCTCGGAGGAATTGTCCGAAGCTGTTGAAGATTCTAAATGTCGGCCCATTCCGAGGTCAATAGTGAGGCATATCCGCAATATTTTGAATTCATATCCCAAAGGAGTTTCTATTACAGAACTTCGTGGAGAACTAACGAAAAGCAATTTGAGTATAGACAAAGATTTTTACGGTCATAAGAAGTTCTCTCGTTTTCTTTTAGCCATGCCAAATATTCTAAAGGTCCAGTTTGGAAGCGATGGAAAATATCTTGTGCGGAGTGTCAACCCTAAAGTTCCTGAACAAATTGACAATTCAGGCAAAAGTGCAGAGCCTGAAACTAATGGAGAGGCAGAGTTTGCTAGTACTCCTATTTTGAATGGCGAGACAGGCAGTTGTATGGAGGGCAAGGATGAAAAGTCACCTCAGTCCTCTGAACAGAAAGTGAAGGCATCTCCAAGAAAATTCCCGGGACTGCAGAGAGTACAGAAGGTATCAACTGAAGTTCAGCAGCCCCCACCTGAGAATGTGGTCGCTAAAGCAAGTGAGGGTCAATTGCAAACTGCAGAGCATGATTCTGCACCTGAAATGGGCTTTCTAAAAAGGTTCTGGAATATGTGGTTTGGGAACAAGGAGTATGCTCCTAGGGATAATATCTCAAATGAGTCAAAAAGTGCAGAAAGAGATGTAGAATTAAAAAGTCATTCTGAGCAATCAGAGGGTCCCCCTTCTTTTGCTCCTGGTAATAACACCCGTATTAAAGATAAAGCCCCTATGCATCCAGAAGATGCAACGGAGAAGCCTAGTCAAGAGTCCAGCCTTTTTAACCAGATTAAGAACTGGTCTAGATCTTGGAGAAGTTCAAAGCTCTCGGATGAATCAGGCTTAGAATCCCATAAAGAATTCAAGCAGACAGAGGAATTGTTCTCAAAGGAATCCTTCTGGAGCGAAGTGGGATCGTTCTTAGTTACAAGCCATGGTTCAGTGCTTGTCTTGCAATCAAGAACTAG GGCCCAGATGGCACAGAACCTCCAACAAGAAGGTCCTTCATCTCTGAATTCTCTTAGTGAAGGTGATGCTGTTCGGCTGGTTGACTTGTTAATCTCAGATAAGAAATGGGTGGAGGAATGTCTTTCCCGAACTTTCCCTTACAAACTCTATCAGCCAGTTGTCAAAGCTTCATTGAACAATTATTCTTCCACTTCGAATGGGTTGAGTTCTATGTTTAGGCATACGAGGGATGCATCTAATTTGCAAAGCGCACAAAAACTTGATGGCGAGAAAAGACACCAAAATCCCCCTCACACAGGAGTTTCTCGGCCTGTTGCTCAGGGCACTTGTTTTGGTAAGTCCAGAAATGAGGTACTTATGGATTGTCAGAAGCTGGTGGATGACATTGTAAAGCAATATCCGGAAGGATACAACATGGGATCTTTCCGGTCTCTATTTCTTGAAAGGTATGGATATTCACTGGATGTAAATAAGCTTGGCTACGCAAAGTTAGCTAATCTACTTCAGATAATGCCTGGGATAAAAATAGAGTCTACTTATATTCTTCCCACTACTAAAGTCCCGAAAAGTCCTGGTCTAAAAACAGATGAGCCGTCTGATCAAGAAAGTGATTTCAGTGGTACAGAAGGCAATTTAGATAGTGAATCATCGAGTTTGCCTGGGAAAGATAATGAGTTTGATTCTACTTGGGAGGAACTAGGTCCAGTGTCTAAGGTAGGCCGTTCCAAGAATGAAATAAAAATGGGGTCTGATGGAAAAGCCAAAGATGGATCAAGTGAACAAATACATGGCAACTATGAAGCCCCATCGGATCTTGATTTCTCTGATTCAGATGAAGAGAACTCATCTTCCGCTAAATCAGAAAATGGGAAGTCGAAAGTGAAGGAGGAAGATAGCTCATTGTTACAGATTCTTGATTCATGGTATGGTAGAACGGATGGGTCAGCAAATGTTGATGGCATGGTAGAATCTTCAACCGATGGTTCAAAATCAGATACTTCAATATCAGCTGACAAAATGGAAAATTCTGCCACTGGGAGAAGGCAGAAGACTTATTCATTTGTAACTGACCAACCTGTGGATACTAAGGATAAGTTGATTGATGGTATATTGGGTAGCTTAAAGAAGTCAGGTGAGAGGTCGACTGAGTCGAGGGTGTAG